Proteins from one Deinococcus sp. AB2017081 genomic window:
- a CDS encoding sugar efflux transporter translates to MTTHTPSARAILPALLRLPGFTGLALSVFFLGFGVSLSGPFLALYGVQRIGMTPLLLGVFLTLNAVSAVLLSTRLARWSDRLSNRRPLVLFTLAMAAAGQAGLAAAHSFAAALLVGVLVMGLGAAAFPQLFAYARTQMSTVPGDLAERGQTVLRSMFSLAFVVGPGLGAAALARLGFPGVFLLAAACLLLAAIPVWRSRSVALPATPAGHTVTLARSATPARPITWVSVAFVMYGMSMVMAMTMFPLFITDTLSGTTSQVGFLISLCALLEIPIMLALVTLRRLPGVEWMVKAAMGVFAIHFVMIFLAQGLGLLVAAQVIRAVVLAILAGLGMTYFQQLMPGRVSAATTLFSNTLNVGSMLAGIVSGTIAQVFGYRDVYIVCAVLTAAAWVVMQVITRPRAAVVAEP, encoded by the coding sequence ATGACCACCCACACCCCCTCGGCCCGCGCCATCCTGCCCGCCCTGCTGCGGCTGCCCGGGTTTACCGGTCTCGCTCTGTCGGTGTTCTTCCTGGGCTTCGGCGTTTCACTGTCGGGGCCATTCCTGGCGCTGTACGGGGTGCAGCGGATCGGCATGACGCCGCTGCTGCTGGGCGTCTTCCTGACCCTGAACGCCGTGAGCGCGGTGCTGCTCAGTACCCGGCTGGCCCGCTGGTCGGATCGGCTGAGCAACCGCCGCCCGCTGGTGCTGTTCACGCTGGCGATGGCCGCCGCCGGGCAGGCCGGACTGGCCGCCGCCCACAGCTTCGCGGCGGCCCTGCTGGTGGGCGTGCTCGTCATGGGGCTGGGGGCAGCCGCATTCCCACAGCTGTTCGCGTATGCGCGCACGCAGATGAGCACGGTTCCAGGCGACCTGGCCGAGCGCGGGCAGACGGTGCTGCGTTCCATGTTCTCGCTGGCCTTCGTCGTCGGGCCAGGGCTGGGGGCCGCCGCGCTGGCCCGGCTGGGTTTCCCTGGCGTGTTCCTGCTGGCGGCCGCGTGCCTGCTGCTGGCGGCCATTCCGGTGTGGCGCAGCCGCAGTGTGGCCCTCCCGGCGACCCCGGCCGGCCACACGGTCACCCTGGCCCGCAGCGCCACACCGGCCCGGCCGATCACGTGGGTCTCTGTCGCCTTCGTGATGTACGGCATGAGCATGGTCATGGCCATGACGATGTTTCCCCTGTTCATCACCGATACGCTGAGCGGCACGACCTCGCAGGTGGGCTTCCTGATCAGCCTGTGTGCCCTGCTGGAGATCCCGATCATGCTGGCACTGGTCACGCTGCGCCGCCTGCCGGGCGTGGAATGGATGGTCAAGGCCGCGATGGGCGTGTTCGCCATCCATTTCGTGATGATCTTCCTGGCCCAGGGCCTGGGCCTGCTGGTCGCCGCCCAGGTGATCCGGGCCGTGGTGCTGGCCATCCTGGCGGGCCTGGGAATGACGTACTTCCAGCAGCTCATGCCCGGCCGGGTCAGCGCCGCGACCACCCTGTTCTCGAACACCCTGAACGTCGGCAGCATGCTGGCCGGGATCGTGTCGGGCACGATCGCGCAGGTCTTCGGCTACCGGGACGTGTACATCGTGTGCGCCGTGCTGACGGCGGCGGCGTGGGTGGTGATGCAGGTGATCACGCGGCCCCGCGCGGCGGTCGTTGCAGAACCGTGA
- the pepF gene encoding oligoendopeptidase F: MTTVKTLPARADAPKAQTWDIEALYATPGEWDAEADRLPAAIDALGAHAGHLGDSPAALLGYLTQADEVQLRVQRLLSYASMSASVDGRDAVAAARRDRATGLSARLGSAVAFAQPELLALPDTTLDTWLARPDFAAQRVRLERVRRNRPHVRSAEVEALLGAVQAPFASERGIHPALANMDLRFGSAGGEEITQGNVDRLTSAGNRDVRREAWEHYADAHLAVKHAQAAMYATNVRQSAFLAQARQYPDAITASLAPDAIPVGVVTTLLDTYRANTPTWHRYWRVRREWLNLPELREYDVKAALVPTRAVSYEQAVEWIAQGMAPLGEAYVQDMRQGLTTERWVDYVENAGKRQGAYSNGGGRVKPFIFMTWNGTMNSYSTLAHEIGHSMHSLLSTRAHPYSVPRYTLFHAEVASNFNQAMVRQHLLAQARAARDTEFEVQIIEEALSNFHRYFFIMPTLAAFELECYRRIEAGGTLSAPDLTQLTADLLAQGYGDGVTMDRDRSGIMWAQFSTHLYANFYAYQYATGISAAHQLLEQFASDPETARTTYLRFLESGGSADPIDALREAGVDMLSPEPVQATFRTLAGYVDRLEELLTQRRG, from the coding sequence ATGACCACCGTGAAGACCCTGCCGGCCCGCGCCGACGCCCCGAAGGCACAGACCTGGGACATCGAGGCGCTGTACGCCACCCCGGGCGAGTGGGACGCCGAGGCCGACCGTCTGCCCGCCGCCATCGATGCGCTGGGCGCGCACGCAGGTCACCTGGGCGACTCGCCTGCGGCCCTGCTCGGCTACCTGACCCAGGCCGACGAGGTGCAGTTGCGCGTCCAGCGCCTGCTGTCGTACGCCTCCATGAGTGCGAGTGTCGATGGCCGAGATGCGGTGGCTGCCGCCCGCCGCGACCGCGCCACCGGACTCTCGGCGCGCCTGGGCAGCGCCGTCGCCTTCGCTCAGCCGGAACTGCTGGCGCTGCCGGACACGACGCTGGACACGTGGCTGGCGCGGCCCGACTTCGCGGCTCAGCGCGTGCGTCTGGAGCGGGTGCGCCGCAACCGCCCACACGTCCGCTCGGCCGAGGTCGAGGCGCTGCTGGGCGCGGTGCAGGCTCCCTTCGCCAGCGAACGTGGCATCCACCCGGCTCTGGCGAACATGGATCTGCGCTTCGGCAGCGCGGGCGGCGAGGAGATCACTCAGGGCAACGTGGATCGCCTGACCAGCGCCGGCAACCGCGACGTGCGCCGCGAGGCCTGGGAGCACTACGCCGATGCCCACCTGGCCGTGAAGCACGCTCAGGCTGCCATGTATGCCACCAACGTCCGCCAGAGCGCCTTCCTGGCCCAGGCCCGTCAGTACCCGGATGCGATCACCGCCAGCCTAGCCCCGGACGCGATTCCGGTCGGGGTCGTCACGACGCTGCTCGATACGTACCGTGCGAACACGCCCACGTGGCACCGCTACTGGCGCGTGCGCCGCGAGTGGCTGAACCTGCCGGAACTGCGCGAATACGACGTCAAGGCCGCCCTGGTGCCCACCCGCGCCGTCAGCTATGAGCAGGCCGTCGAGTGGATCGCGCAGGGCATGGCCCCCCTGGGCGAGGCCTACGTGCAGGACATGCGCCAGGGACTGACCACCGAGCGCTGGGTGGACTACGTGGAGAACGCCGGCAAGCGCCAGGGGGCGTACTCGAACGGTGGCGGCCGGGTCAAGCCGTTCATCTTCATGACCTGGAACGGCACCATGAACTCGTACTCCACGCTGGCGCACGAGATCGGGCACTCGATGCACTCGCTGCTCTCGACCCGTGCCCACCCGTACAGCGTGCCCCGGTACACCCTGTTCCACGCCGAGGTCGCCAGCAACTTCAACCAGGCCATGGTGCGCCAGCACCTGCTGGCCCAGGCCCGCGCCGCCCGCGACACCGAGTTCGAGGTGCAGATCATCGAGGAAGCGCTGTCGAACTTCCACCGCTACTTCTTCATCATGCCCACCCTGGCGGCCTTCGAACTGGAGTGCTACCGCCGGATCGAGGCGGGCGGCACCCTGAGCGCCCCGGATCTGACCCAGCTCACCGCCGACCTGCTGGCCCAGGGCTACGGCGACGGCGTGACCATGGACCGTGATCGCAGCGGCATCATGTGGGCCCAGTTCTCCACCCACCTGTACGCCAATTTCTATGCCTACCAGTACGCGACCGGGATCAGTGCCGCGCACCAGCTGCTCGAACAGTTCGCCTCCGATCCCGAGACCGCCCGCACCACCTACCTGCGCTTCCTGGAATCCGGTGGCAGCGCCGATCCCATCGACGCGCTCAGGGAGGCCGGCGTGGACATGCTCAGCCCGGAACCGGTGCAGGCCACGTTCCGCACGCTGGCGGGCTACGTGGATCGCCTGGAGGAACTGCTGACCCAGCGGCGCGGATAG